From Variimorphobacter saccharofermentans, one genomic window encodes:
- a CDS encoding cyclase family protein yields the protein MNYTRIYDISMPITLDMPVYKGKPEKKPSIIVESDYSTGNFYESRISMNLHTGTHLDRTLHMVKDGNTIENLSLDRVITPCKVLDLTTAIECISKSNLMKKDIQEGDFLLLKTRNSFEDILEENFIYLDKSGAEYLASKKIKGVGIDALGIERSQPNHETHLQLMKEDIQILEGLRLQDIEEGEYFLFAAPINIAGAEAAPVRAVLLQ from the coding sequence ATGAATTATACCAGAATATATGATATATCGATGCCAATTACGCTCGATATGCCGGTGTATAAAGGCAAACCAGAAAAGAAACCATCAATTATTGTGGAGAGTGATTATTCAACTGGTAATTTCTATGAGAGTAGAATATCCATGAATCTTCATACAGGAACACATTTAGACCGAACACTTCATATGGTAAAAGACGGTAATACGATTGAAAACCTATCACTTGATCGAGTGATTACTCCGTGTAAGGTACTTGATCTTACCACAGCGATAGAATGTATATCGAAAAGCAATCTGATGAAGAAGGATATCCAAGAAGGCGACTTTCTACTATTAAAAACAAGAAATTCTTTTGAAGACATATTAGAAGAAAACTTTATTTATCTAGATAAATCAGGTGCAGAGTATCTGGCATCCAAGAAAATTAAGGGTGTTGGAATCGATGCTTTGGGAATTGAACGAAGCCAACCGAATCACGAGACACATCTTCAACTAATGAAGGAGGATATTCAGATATTAGAAGGCTTACGGCTTCAGGATATTGAAGAAGGTGAATACTTTTTATTTGCTGCTCCTATTAATATTGCAGGAGCAGAAGCAGCTCCGGTAAGAGCGGTTCTACTGCAATAG
- a CDS encoding NAD(P)H-dependent flavin oxidoreductase, translated as MKMKPLVIGDLIARIPIIQGGMGVGVSRYRLAGAVAKEGGIGIISTAQIGYDEPDFHKHQIESNLEAIKKHLKLAKEIALGGIVGVNIMVATKQYERYVKAACEGGADVIISGAGLPVSLPEMVKGFKTKIAPIVSSIKAASVILKMWDRKYKTTADFIVVEGPRAGGHLGFSKEQLDKIEELNYDEEIKGVIECKKEFEAKYNKKIPVVIAGGIFDQQDIKHAIELGADGVQIATRFVVTEECDASQEYKNAYINAKKEDIKIVISPVGMPGRAIMNPFLKIVDNGRIAVTKCFNCLEHCDPKTTPYCITSALINAVEGKINEGLIFCGDNVHRLTKMTTVKEIFEELTT; from the coding sequence ATGAAAATGAAGCCATTAGTGATTGGTGATTTAATAGCCAGAATACCAATTATTCAAGGAGGTATGGGAGTAGGTGTAAGCCGGTACAGATTAGCAGGTGCTGTTGCAAAGGAGGGTGGAATTGGGATTATATCCACCGCGCAGATTGGATATGACGAACCGGATTTTCATAAGCATCAGATTGAAAGTAATCTGGAAGCAATTAAGAAGCATCTGAAGCTTGCTAAGGAAATTGCACTGGGTGGCATAGTAGGTGTAAATATTATGGTTGCAACCAAGCAATATGAACGCTATGTAAAAGCAGCCTGTGAAGGTGGAGCTGATGTTATCATATCCGGTGCAGGACTACCGGTGTCACTACCAGAGATGGTAAAAGGCTTCAAGACAAAGATTGCACCCATCGTATCCAGTATAAAGGCTGCATCAGTGATACTAAAGATGTGGGATCGAAAATATAAAACTACAGCAGATTTTATTGTAGTAGAAGGTCCTCGGGCAGGAGGTCATCTGGGATTTTCCAAGGAACAGCTTGATAAAATAGAAGAACTTAATTACGATGAGGAGATAAAAGGTGTCATTGAGTGTAAGAAAGAATTTGAAGCAAAATATAATAAAAAAATACCTGTCGTAATAGCAGGAGGCATCTTCGATCAGCAGGATATTAAACACGCAATAGAGTTGGGAGCGGACGGAGTACAAATTGCTACAAGATTTGTGGTCACAGAAGAATGTGATGCCAGTCAGGAATATAAGAATGCATATATCAATGCAAAAAAAGAGGATATTAAAATCGTCATCAGTCCGGTAGGTATGCCGGGAAGAGCAATCATGAATCCATTTTTAAAGATAGTGGATAATGGAAGAATTGCGGTGACAAAATGCTTTAATTGCCTCGAGCACTGTGATCCGAAAACTACACCATACTGTATCACTTCTGCACTCATTAACGCCGTAGAAGGTAAGATAAATGAAGGATTAATCTTCTGCGGTGATAATGTACACCGATTAACAAAGATGACGACAGTAAAAGAAATATTTGAAGAATTAACCACTTGA
- a CDS encoding ABC transporter ATP-binding protein gives MNILETKNLKKYYGKEPNLVKALNGVSIKIEEGEFVAIVGTSGSGKSTLLYMLGGLDYSTEGTVIVNGKELSKLKDNELTIFRRRNIGFVFQNYNLVPVLNVYENIVLPIELDGNKVDESYVDEIIKTLGIEDKRYNLPNQLSGGQQQRVAIARALATKPAIILADEPTGNLDSKTSQEVIGLLKTSGIKFHQTIVMITHNESLAQLCDRIIHIEDGMVHE, from the coding sequence ATGAATATTTTAGAAACGAAAAACCTGAAAAAATATTATGGAAAAGAACCTAATCTGGTGAAAGCATTAAATGGAGTAAGTATTAAGATAGAAGAAGGTGAGTTTGTTGCAATTGTAGGTACCTCGGGCAGTGGTAAATCCACTCTTCTGTATATGCTGGGTGGTCTGGACTATTCGACAGAGGGTACTGTGATTGTTAACGGGAAGGAACTTTCGAAATTGAAGGATAATGAACTGACAATTTTCCGAAGAAGAAATATAGGCTTTGTTTTTCAAAACTATAATCTGGTTCCAGTATTGAATGTATATGAGAACATTGTTCTGCCCATTGAGCTGGATGGGAATAAAGTAGATGAAAGCTATGTTGACGAGATTATTAAGACATTGGGGATAGAAGATAAACGTTATAACCTACCCAATCAATTATCCGGCGGCCAACAACAGAGAGTTGCTATTGCAAGAGCTCTGGCTACGAAACCAGCAATTATTCTAGCGGATGAACCTACCGGTAATCTTGATTCAAAGACCTCTCAGGAAGTTATCGGGTTACTGAAAACCTCCGGAATAAAGTTCCATCAGACCATAGTCATGATTACACATAATGAAAGCCTAGCTCAGTTATGTGATCGAATTATTCATATCGAAGATGGTATGGTACACGAATAA
- a CDS encoding ABC transporter permease: MRNNNFKVIRRLSNRNLRKNRMRNIFALSAIIITAVLFTTLFTLGFGLIQITQEQNMRQVGTRAHAGLKDVTKDQYDKITAHPLVKEHSYNIFIGNAKNKELVKRQTEIRYTEEQDLKYGFAVLEEGKLPVNENEAVVDTIVMDLMGIPHKVGEEIELKFNFMGEEITKRFTICGWYQGDPIAKASTVYLSRVYYDQISEPYTEDDFLKVTDETSGVGLIQGSIVFRNSFDIEEKMAKVIIESGYSVEDIDIGINWAYFTEVSGEADFISTVFLITVFLVILLTGYLIIYNIFQISIINDIRNYGLLKTIGATKKQIRRLVLRQAFLLSAMGIPIGLGLGYLIGNLFIPILFGNFTNMNIQNFHMKPNFYIFLFGGLFSLITIYISCRKPGKIAGNVSPIEAVKYTEGGNFRRKRKKSRHGVSLCNMAFSNLSRNRKKTLITISSLSLSVVLMIEVVTFSRSFSIDKFMEGMLTGDFMISSIALNNYHTNVNDMKLPEEYIKAIESLDGIETSGRLYTTSDRRNHTLSDTALNRFREFYEKGELKTYEEEYYRFMIEKTINEKLPITEQRYAFDETLLHKLKVLEGKLDIDKFRSGNYILVVPYPDMSGSYYKPGDKVMLNYHTSESVLEDVLYNNIIVDHVWRNDQTKEYEVMAVVDIPSSMTERRYYINSLITILPIDEFLENDNDAECFAKAYWVEDEKEPAFEKFLKNYSTKVNPNVDYESKEGIRAELSSMNNTINFIGGALSLIVGVVGILNFINTMITSVITRKREFAMLQSIGLTNQQLRRMLIYEGLSYLVLTALISLIIGSLLSVSLIRALNSMIVYFDYQFTLQPFVLLLPFFLIIGISVPMVAYRNSMKLSIVERLREAE, encoded by the coding sequence ATGAGAAATAATAATTTTAAGGTGATTCGTCGTTTATCAAATCGAAACCTTAGAAAAAATAGAATGCGTAATATTTTCGCATTATCTGCGATTATTATAACCGCAGTATTATTTACCACCTTATTTACATTAGGGTTTGGGCTTATTCAGATAACACAGGAGCAAAATATGAGACAGGTCGGAACAAGAGCCCATGCCGGTCTAAAGGATGTTACAAAAGATCAATATGATAAAATAACGGCTCACCCTTTAGTAAAGGAACATAGCTATAATATATTCATTGGTAATGCAAAAAATAAGGAGCTGGTAAAGCGGCAAACAGAGATTCGGTATACAGAGGAGCAGGATTTAAAATATGGCTTTGCTGTTTTAGAAGAGGGTAAACTGCCAGTAAATGAGAATGAGGCCGTAGTAGATACCATTGTTATGGATTTGATGGGAATTCCCCATAAAGTAGGGGAAGAAATAGAGCTAAAGTTTAATTTTATGGGAGAAGAGATTACGAAGAGATTCACTATATGCGGATGGTATCAGGGAGACCCTATCGCCAAAGCCAGTACCGTGTATTTGTCAAGAGTATACTATGATCAAATATCCGAGCCCTATACGGAAGATGATTTTCTTAAGGTTACTGATGAAACTTCAGGAGTAGGACTAATTCAGGGAAGCATTGTTTTTCGGAATTCCTTTGACATTGAAGAAAAAATGGCTAAGGTGATAATTGAAAGTGGATACTCTGTCGAGGATATTGATATAGGAATTAACTGGGCCTATTTTACAGAAGTAAGTGGAGAAGCTGATTTCATAAGTACAGTATTCTTAATTACTGTGTTCTTGGTTATCTTGTTAACCGGATATTTAATTATATATAACATATTTCAGATATCGATTATCAATGATATCCGCAACTATGGTTTGCTTAAGACGATAGGAGCAACAAAAAAGCAGATTCGTCGATTGGTCCTTAGACAAGCATTTCTTTTATCCGCAATGGGAATTCCCATAGGATTAGGCCTGGGATACTTGATAGGAAACCTATTTATACCAATTCTTTTTGGTAATTTTACGAATATGAATATTCAGAATTTTCATATGAAGCCCAATTTTTATATTTTCCTGTTCGGTGGCTTGTTTTCATTAATCACAATCTATATTAGCTGTAGAAAGCCAGGAAAAATCGCAGGTAATGTATCTCCGATTGAGGCAGTAAAATATACGGAAGGCGGCAATTTTAGAAGAAAAAGAAAGAAATCGAGGCATGGAGTCAGTCTATGTAACATGGCATTTTCGAATTTAAGCCGTAATAGAAAAAAGACACTCATCACGATCTCTTCTCTATCTTTAAGTGTGGTCCTTATGATAGAGGTTGTAACTTTTAGCAGAAGCTTCAGTATTGATAAATTTATGGAAGGAATGCTAACCGGGGATTTTATGATCTCTTCGATCGCATTAAATAATTATCATACTAATGTAAATGATATGAAGCTTCCTGAGGAATATATTAAAGCAATTGAAAGCTTGGATGGAATTGAAACGAGTGGAAGGTTATACACCACCTCCGACAGAAGAAACCATACCTTATCGGATACTGCTCTTAATCGATTCCGTGAATTCTATGAAAAGGGGGAATTGAAGACTTATGAGGAAGAATACTATCGCTTTATGATAGAAAAAACCATAAATGAGAAACTCCCAATTACTGAGCAGCGTTATGCTTTTGATGAGACTCTATTACATAAGCTAAAGGTGCTTGAGGGAAAGCTTGATATAGATAAGTTTCGATCGGGTAACTATATATTAGTGGTTCCTTATCCGGATATGTCTGGGAGCTACTATAAGCCGGGGGATAAGGTGATGTTGAATTATCATACCTCAGAATCAGTACTTGAAGATGTGCTTTATAATAATATTATTGTCGATCATGTATGGAGGAATGACCAAACGAAAGAATATGAGGTTATGGCAGTGGTAGATATACCTTCCAGCATGACAGAACGAAGGTATTACATTAATTCTCTGATTACCATCTTGCCAATTGATGAATTTCTTGAGAATGACAATGATGCTGAATGCTTTGCGAAAGCTTACTGGGTTGAGGATGAGAAAGAGCCGGCCTTTGAAAAATTTCTGAAGAATTATTCTACTAAAGTCAATCCCAATGTGGATTATGAGTCTAAGGAAGGGATACGAGCGGAATTGTCCAGTATGAATAATACTATCAACTTTATTGGAGGAGCTCTCAGTCTCATTGTTGGAGTAGTTGGAATATTGAACTTTATTAATACGATGATCACCAGTGTTATAACGAGAAAACGTGAGTTTGCTATGCTACAGAGCATCGGACTTACCAATCAGCAGTTAAGAAGAATGCTCATATATGAAGGCCTTTCGTACTTAGTATTAACAGCCTTGATTAGCCTGATCATTGGTTCATTATTGTCCGTTTCATTAATTCGTGCCTTGAATTCGATGATTGTTTACTTTGATTATCAATTTACGCTTCAACCATTCGTTTTACTTTTACCGTTTTTCTTAATCATTGGTATCAGCGTTCCAATGGTAGCTTATCGAAATTCTATGAAGCTAAGTATAGTGGAACGACTTCGTGAAGCGGAATAG
- a CDS encoding sensor histidine kinase, with amino-acid sequence MTPLTSMKGYIELLIDCKSDLERERYIKIIESRIDSLQELVEQLFTYVKLQNKSYQLVFEECNINKILYDTIFSFYDDFKNRNIEPTISIPDECCTIWANEVGIRRILQNVIKNTLDHGREMVIIEMKNSEEKVEVTIKNKYNNIDNIDTEKIFDRFYKADASRAYQSTGLGLSIAYELIKCMNGTIMSLIEDDFFVITMEFNTGQKYFQN; translated from the coding sequence ATAACTCCGCTGACATCAATGAAAGGGTATATTGAATTACTGATTGATTGCAAAAGTGATCTCGAACGTGAACGATATATAAAGATTATTGAATCACGCATTGACTCCTTACAGGAATTGGTAGAACAGTTATTTACCTATGTGAAGCTGCAAAATAAATCTTATCAATTAGTATTTGAAGAGTGCAATATTAATAAAATACTGTATGACACAATCTTTTCTTTCTATGACGATTTTAAAAATCGAAATATTGAACCAACGATATCTATTCCGGATGAGTGCTGCACGATATGGGCAAATGAGGTGGGTATCCGGAGAATCCTGCAAAATGTAATAAAAAATACGCTTGACCATGGGAGAGAAATGGTCATTATAGAAATGAAGAACAGTGAAGAAAAAGTAGAAGTAACGATAAAGAATAAATATAATAACATTGATAATATAGATACTGAGAAAATCTTCGACCGCTTTTATAAGGCAGATGCCTCAAGGGCGTATCAATCTACAGGATTGGGATTATCGATAGCTTATGAATTAATAAAATGTATGAATGGGACAATCATGTCATTGATTGAAGATGATTTTTTTGTTATAACAATGGAATTTAATACGGGACAGAAGTACTTCCAAAACTAA
- a CDS encoding response regulator transcription factor, giving the protein MLVEDDEGLNRGICFALKKDGYQVLSSSSIQNASRLMKENKVDLVLLDLNLPDGDGLDFCNEIRQTSQIPIIILSARDLETDEIIGFEMGADDYIVKPFSLSVLKVRISAMLRRSFRIENDTKDDREWLESGNIRLCKDTMQVLLNNEEIELSNTEYKLLKLFLENQGKVLLKEQILDAIWDKDANFVDENTLPVNIRRLRLKLEEKPSDPVFLQTVHGMGYIWREGA; this is encoded by the coding sequence ATGCTTGTCGAAGATGATGAAGGACTTAATCGGGGAATATGTTTTGCACTGAAAAAAGATGGATATCAGGTGCTTTCATCTAGTTCGATTCAGAATGCTTCACGGTTAATGAAAGAAAATAAGGTGGACTTAGTATTGCTGGATTTAAACCTGCCGGATGGTGATGGTCTGGATTTCTGTAATGAGATACGACAAACATCCCAAATTCCAATTATTATTCTGTCGGCCAGAGATTTAGAAACGGATGAAATTATCGGCTTTGAGATGGGGGCTGATGATTATATTGTGAAGCCCTTTTCTTTATCCGTACTTAAGGTAAGAATTAGCGCCATGCTTCGTAGAAGTTTCAGAATAGAGAATGATACAAAGGATGACAGGGAATGGCTGGAATCTGGTAACATACGTTTGTGTAAGGATACCATGCAGGTCCTTTTAAACAACGAAGAAATCGAATTAAGCAATACGGAATACAAGCTTCTTAAGCTTTTTCTGGAGAATCAGGGAAAGGTGTTGTTAAAAGAGCAAATCCTGGATGCAATATGGGATAAGGATGCGAACTTTGTTGATGAAAATACTCTCCCGGTTAATATCAGAAGACTAAGGTTGAAACTAGAAGAAAAACCATCGGACCCCGTATTCTTGCAAACAGTACATGGTATGGGATATATATGGAGAGAAGGTGCATGA
- a CDS encoding DUF1858 domain-containing protein, translating to MEKKQLDLSKSVYELCDQYTELKNILVGLGFHDIIKA from the coding sequence ATGGAAAAAAAACAGCTTGACTTATCAAAATCAGTGTATGAATTGTGTGATCAGTATACGGAACTTAAAAATATTCTGGTAGGTCTTGGATTTCATGATATAATAAAGGCGTAG
- the zwf gene encoding glucose-6-phosphate dehydrogenase, with amino-acid sequence MTDNQNNRRESDLSAIMVIFGGTGDLTNRKLMPALYNLVLDKLLPEHFAVVAVGRRDKTREEYLNDIYASINKFSRNKIDDSIWLQLKEKIHYYQFDFTEMNGYTGLNEFLNSLDKKAHTGGNRVFYLAVAPEYFETIVQGLQNSNMAKKQGSWSRLIIEKPFGKDLITARNLNNKLLEVFEESSIYRIDHYLGKEMIQNIMVLRFCNSIFESIWNNKFIDNIQISLTEKLGVGTRGGYYEHSGAMRDMIQNHIIQILSLVAMEPPINLKTDSIRTEKQKVLEAIEDITPEFLKNNVVFGQYGPGIIDGNPVPGYREELNVPKDSSTETFVALKLHINNFRWAGTPFYIRTGKRLGKSSAEIVVQFKDLPNILYFKDQEIQEPNLLVLRIQPNVGVFFQFNTKDFSTHNGIVPTKMDTSSFSPTQGNTPEAYERLIYDILRGDATLFSRWDEVEAAWMIADRLIQYREQKRSQFPNYDAGTMGPIRAFELLAKDGRKWWHV; translated from the coding sequence ATGACGGACAATCAGAATAACCGGAGGGAATCAGATTTATCAGCGATTATGGTGATTTTCGGAGGAACCGGAGATTTAACGAACCGTAAACTAATGCCAGCCTTATATAATCTGGTCCTGGATAAATTACTTCCGGAACACTTTGCTGTAGTAGCAGTTGGAAGAAGGGATAAAACAAGGGAAGAATATCTTAATGATATTTATGCTTCGATTAATAAATTCTCCAGGAATAAAATAGATGACTCGATATGGCTCCAGTTAAAAGAAAAGATTCATTATTATCAATTTGATTTTACAGAGATGAATGGTTATACAGGATTAAATGAGTTTCTTAACAGCTTGGATAAGAAAGCTCATACTGGTGGTAACAGAGTGTTCTATCTGGCAGTAGCACCAGAGTATTTTGAAACGATCGTTCAAGGCTTGCAGAATAGTAACATGGCAAAAAAACAGGGATCCTGGAGCCGTCTGATTATTGAAAAGCCCTTTGGTAAGGATTTAATCACTGCAAGAAATCTTAATAATAAATTGCTAGAGGTGTTTGAGGAAAGCAGCATCTATCGTATCGATCATTACCTTGGGAAGGAAATGATTCAGAATATCATGGTGCTTCGTTTTTGTAATTCTATATTTGAATCTATATGGAATAATAAATTTATCGATAATATCCAAATATCTCTTACAGAGAAGCTTGGAGTGGGAACGAGGGGTGGTTATTATGAACACTCCGGTGCCATGAGAGATATGATACAGAATCATATTATACAGATACTTTCCCTTGTTGCCATGGAACCCCCGATTAATCTAAAGACGGATTCCATACGTACCGAAAAGCAAAAGGTTTTAGAAGCCATTGAAGATATTACCCCGGAGTTTCTAAAGAATAATGTTGTATTCGGTCAGTATGGACCCGGTATAATTGATGGAAATCCGGTACCCGGATACCGTGAGGAGCTTAATGTTCCTAAGGATTCTTCTACTGAAACCTTTGTAGCGTTAAAGCTTCATATCAATAACTTCCGATGGGCAGGAACACCCTTTTATATCCGGACAGGAAAACGACTTGGAAAAAGTTCTGCAGAGATTGTAGTTCAGTTTAAGGATCTCCCTAATATACTGTATTTTAAGGATCAGGAAATTCAGGAGCCTAATTTATTAGTTCTTCGAATTCAACCCAATGTAGGTGTTTTCTTTCAATTTAATACGAAGGATTTTAGTACCCATAACGGTATTGTTCCGACCAAGATGGATACGAGTTCCTTCAGTCCAACACAGGGGAATACACCGGAAGCTTATGAGAGATTAATATATGATATATTACGAGGGGATGCAACTCTATTCTCCAGATGGGATGAGGTTGAGGCGGCTTGGATGATTGCGGATCGCTTGATTCAATATCGCGAGCAAAAGAGAAGCCAGTTCCCTAATTATGATGCAGGAACTATGGGCCCGATAAGAGCCTTTGAATTACTGGCTAAGGATGGACGAAAATGGTGGCACGTATAA
- the gndA gene encoding NADP-dependent phosphogluconate dehydrogenase, whose protein sequence is MKKHQIGVIGLAVMGKNLALNIAEHGFRVAVYNRSTGKTNEILEEAQNKEYEGNLSAYYSLEEFTEDLETPRKIILMVKAGDAVDDMINQLLPFLSKGDLIMDGGNSYYMDTIRRNKVLKELGYHFLGTGISGGEEGARKGPAIMPGGAIDAYQMMEPILTAISAKVDNEPCSTYIGEDGAGHFVKMVHNGIEYADMQLIGEAYDIMKKILHLTPQELHEVFDEWNQGELNSYLIDITADIFAKKDIASDHYLVDMILDVGGQKGTGKWTSQIALDLGAPIPTITNAVYERYLSAKKDERIKASQKLKGPESIVTKQKDFIEAIRRALYASKICAYAQGFGLLHTASEQYGWKLRFADIAKIFRGGCIIRAQFLNRISDAYNENPELENLLLAEYFSDIINWYQTEWREVIKAAISAGIAIPAFSSALAYYDSYRSKELPMNLLQAQRDYFGAHTYQRIDKEGIYHTQW, encoded by the coding sequence ATGAAAAAGCATCAGATTGGTGTGATTGGATTAGCGGTTATGGGAAAAAATCTAGCTCTCAATATAGCGGAACATGGATTTCGTGTGGCGGTATATAATCGTTCCACAGGAAAAACCAACGAAATACTGGAAGAAGCACAGAACAAAGAATATGAAGGTAATTTGTCTGCTTATTATAGTTTAGAGGAATTTACAGAGGACTTAGAGACGCCTCGAAAAATCATCCTTATGGTGAAAGCAGGAGATGCTGTGGATGATATGATCAATCAATTACTACCGTTCCTATCAAAGGGTGATCTCATTATGGATGGTGGGAATTCTTATTATATGGATACCATTCGAAGAAACAAGGTGTTAAAAGAACTGGGATACCACTTTTTGGGAACCGGAATATCAGGCGGAGAAGAAGGTGCAAGAAAGGGTCCGGCTATCATGCCGGGTGGGGCAATTGATGCTTATCAGATGATGGAACCAATCTTAACGGCTATTTCAGCGAAGGTGGATAATGAACCTTGTAGTACTTATATTGGTGAGGATGGTGCAGGTCATTTTGTTAAGATGGTACACAATGGTATTGAATATGCGGATATGCAATTGATTGGAGAAGCATATGATATCATGAAGAAAATACTTCACTTGACGCCTCAAGAATTACATGAGGTTTTTGATGAGTGGAATCAAGGAGAGTTAAACAGTTATCTCATTGATATTACAGCAGATATTTTTGCAAAGAAAGACATTGCATCGGATCATTATCTGGTTGATATGATATTGGATGTTGGTGGTCAAAAGGGTACAGGAAAATGGACCAGTCAGATTGCACTTGACTTAGGAGCTCCGATACCAACTATAACGAATGCGGTTTATGAGCGATATCTCTCTGCCAAGAAGGACGAGCGTATCAAAGCCAGTCAAAAACTTAAGGGACCGGAGAGTATCGTTACTAAGCAAAAGGATTTTATAGAGGCTATTCGAAGAGCCCTCTATGCAAGTAAAATCTGTGCCTATGCACAGGGCTTCGGTTTGCTGCATACTGCATCAGAGCAATACGGATGGAAGTTAAGATTTGCAGATATTGCTAAGATTTTTCGTGGAGGTTGCATTATTCGTGCACAATTTCTTAACAGGATCAGCGATGCATATAACGAAAACCCTGAGCTGGAGAATTTACTACTTGCTGAGTATTTCAGTGATATTATCAACTGGTATCAAACTGAGTGGCGTGAGGTGATAAAAGCAGCAATCTCGGCTGGTATAGCAATACCAGCATTCAGCAGTGCTTTAGCCTATTATGACAGCTATCGCTCAAAGGAATTACCAATGAATTTGCTTCAGGCACAACGTGATTACTTTGGCGCGCACACCTACCAAAGAATTGACAAAGAAGGTATTTATCATACCCAATGGTAG
- a CDS encoding sensor histidine kinase: MHENMNTSLVVIVSAIFICLLVTLLNYWYLNRVLNRISWIIHTFLTRRTIDDTDVEDTREAKLISQLKQLIMIADHEIKSSKEEKEAVTRLISDLSHQFKTPLANISMYTELLRESSLSEEEKAEFIDRTREQAQKMQWLMNSLFHASRLETGSMDFEVTPTSIKETIATSITSVFSQAQEKNINICIEEFDNCLLLHNRKWTAEAITNILDNAIKYSPMSSTIQIQVERMEFFTRINIKDQGIGILPSEYNLIFKRYYRSKMVEQNEGTGLGLYIAQLILSKQGGYITVDSKLGDGSCFSVYLQNVA, translated from the coding sequence GTGCATGAGAATATGAATACCAGTCTGGTTGTGATTGTATCAGCTATTTTCATTTGCCTTTTAGTTACACTACTAAATTATTGGTATCTTAATCGGGTATTGAACCGGATAAGCTGGATTATACATACCTTCCTCACAAGACGGACTATCGATGATACTGATGTAGAAGATACAAGGGAAGCAAAGCTGATTAGTCAGCTTAAGCAATTAATTATGATTGCTGATCATGAGATTAAGTCCTCCAAGGAAGAAAAGGAGGCTGTTACTCGTCTGATTTCTGATTTATCCCATCAATTTAAGACGCCATTAGCGAATATCTCAATGTATACAGAACTTCTTCGTGAATCATCCTTATCCGAGGAAGAAAAGGCAGAGTTCATTGATCGGACAAGAGAACAGGCTCAGAAAATGCAATGGCTGATGAATTCTCTTTTCCATGCCTCAAGGTTGGAGACCGGAAGCATGGATTTTGAAGTTACTCCAACTTCGATAAAGGAAACGATTGCTACAAGTATAACATCCGTTTTTTCTCAGGCTCAGGAGAAGAATATTAACATCTGCATTGAGGAGTTTGATAATTGTCTTTTACTACATAACCGTAAATGGACAGCCGAAGCAATTACGAATATACTGGATAATGCGATTAAGTATTCTCCCATGTCCTCAACAATTCAAATACAAGTAGAAAGAATGGAGTTCTTTACAAGAATTAATATCAAAGATCAGGGAATTGGAATATTGCCCTCAGAATATAACTTGATTTTTAAGCGGTATTATCGTAGTAAAATGGTTGAGCAAAACGAAGGAACAGGATTGGGACTTTATATTGCCCAATTAATTCTCTCAAAGCAGGGAGGATATATTACCGTTGATTCGAAGCTTGGAGACGGAAGCTGCTTCTCCGTATATTTACAAAATGTTGCCTAA